From the Equus przewalskii isolate Varuska chromosome 19, EquPr2, whole genome shotgun sequence genome, one window contains:
- the PSMB8 gene encoding proteasome subunit beta type-8 produces MALLEVCGASPRQRADWALPAAGSGHRSVPGHYSFSMRSPELALPRGMQPTDFLQSLGGNGEGNVQIEMAHGTTTLAFKFQHGVIVAVDSRASAGSYIATLRVNKVIEINPYLLGTMSGCAADCQYWERLLAKECRLYYLRNGERISVSAASKLLSNMMCQYRGMGLSMGSMICGWDKKGPGLYYVDENGTRLSGNMFSTGSGNSYAYGVMDSGYRNNLSIEEAYDLGRRAIVHATHRDSYSGGVVNMYHMKEDGWVKVESTDVSDLLHQYREASH; encoded by the exons ATGGCGCTGCTAGAGGTGTGCGGAGCCTCCCCACGGCAGCGGGCAGACTGGGCTCTCCCCGCCGCGGGAAGCGGGCATCGCTCGGTCCCTGGACACTACAGTTTCTCTATGCGATCTCCGGAGCTCGCCCTCCCGCGGGGAATGCAG CCCACTGACTTCCTCCAGTCCCTGGGTGGAAATGGAGAAGGGAACGTTCAGATTGAGATGGCCCATGGCACTACCACGCTCGCCTTCAAGTTCCAGCATGGGGTGATTGTGGCGGTGGATTCTCGGGCCTCAGCCGGGAGTTATATTG CCACCTTACGGGTGAACAAGGTGATTGAGATTAACCCTTATCTGCTCGGCACCATGTCTGGCTGCGCAGCGGACTGTCAGTACTGGGAGCGTCTGCTGGCCAAGGAGTGCAG GCTGTACTATCTGCGGAATGGGGAGCGCATCTCTGTGTCCGCAGCCTCCAAACTGCTCTCCAACATGATGTGCCAGTACCGGGGCATGGGCCTCTCCATGGGCAGCATGATCTGTGGCTGGGACAAGAAG GGTCCTGGACTCTACTATGTGGATGAAAATGGGACTCGGCTCTCAGGAAACATGTTCTCCACTGGTAGTGGGAACTCCTACGCCTACGGGGTCATGGATAGTGGCTATCGGAACAATCTTAGCATTGAAGAGGCCTACGACCTGGGCCGCAGGGCTATTGTTCATGCCACCCACCGAGACAGCTATTCTGGAGGCGTAGTCAATA TGTACCACATGAAGGAGGATGGTTGGGTGAAGGTGGAAAGTACGGACGTCAGTGACCTGCTGCACCAGTATCGGGAGGCCAGTCACTAA